A genomic stretch from Pararhizobium sp. IMCC21322 includes:
- a CDS encoding ABC transporter ATP-binding protein — translation MPNIRFEKIEKSFGSVRVLPPVDLELSDGEFTVLVGPSGCGKSTTLRILAGLETLSGGEIYFDEKPISHLEPKERDLAMVFQDYALYPHMNIAKNMSFALRLARVPKSEIDDKVKRVATMLNIDHLLQRKPAELSGGQRQRVAMGRALVRDASTFLFDEPLSNLDAKLRAKMRTELAEMRNTLDKNMVYVTHDQIEAMTLGDRIVVMSEGIIQQQGTPEELFKSPANKFVAGFIGSPTMNFLDGELMTESGQLTVKGDGFSLPLTDEQSTRLASYTNKSVSVGIRPSSFSSDVSQGAPISLRIIVSEYLGAQSVLVTRCGAADVLVEYESSSPVKAGEINEFAIRTDEIMLFDHTSGKRL, via the coding sequence TTGCCGAATATCCGTTTCGAAAAGATTGAGAAGAGTTTTGGTAGTGTTCGCGTGCTGCCACCGGTCGACCTTGAACTTAGTGATGGTGAGTTCACTGTGCTCGTCGGGCCTTCAGGCTGCGGCAAGTCCACGACTCTGCGTATTCTTGCCGGGCTTGAAACGCTCAGTGGTGGCGAGATTTACTTCGATGAAAAACCGATAAGCCATCTGGAACCCAAAGAGCGCGATCTGGCCATGGTGTTTCAGGATTATGCGCTTTACCCGCACATGAACATCGCAAAGAACATGTCCTTTGCGCTGCGACTGGCGCGGGTGCCAAAATCCGAGATTGATGACAAGGTCAAGCGCGTCGCAACGATGCTGAATATTGATCATCTGCTGCAACGCAAGCCGGCCGAACTTTCAGGCGGGCAGCGCCAGAGGGTGGCCATGGGCCGTGCCCTGGTGCGCGATGCCTCGACGTTCCTGTTTGATGAGCCATTGTCCAATCTGGATGCAAAGCTGCGCGCTAAAATGCGCACCGAGCTGGCGGAAATGCGCAACACGCTCGACAAGAACATGGTCTATGTGACGCATGATCAGATTGAAGCGATGACGCTGGGCGACCGTATTGTGGTGATGTCCGAAGGCATTATTCAACAGCAGGGCACGCCGGAAGAGCTGTTCAAATCTCCGGCCAATAAATTTGTCGCCGGCTTCATTGGCAGCCCGACCATGAATTTCCTTGATGGCGAGTTGATGACTGAAAGCGGCCAGCTGACTGTCAAGGGCGATGGCTTCTCATTGCCTTTGACGGACGAGCAGTCCACGCGGCTTGCCAGCTATACCAACAAGTCAGTTTCTGTCGGTATCCGTCCATCGTCTTTCTCATCAGATGTCTCACAAGGCGCGCCCATTTCCCTGCGGATCATCGTCTCGGAATATCTGGGTGCCCAATCTGTTTTGGTAACGCGCTGTGGCGCTGCCGATGTTCTTGTGGAGTACGAAAGTTCTTCACCTGTCAAAGCGGGCGAAATCAACGAGTTTGCAATTCGCACGGACGAAATAATGCTTTTCGACCATACGTCCGGAAAGCGGCTTTGA
- a CDS encoding LacI family DNA-binding transcriptional regulator: MPAGIPSNRPAKIEDVARAAGVSIMSVSRVMRGVEGVSPAKRTEIRRIARKLSYSPSSVAGSLAAANSTLIGISMPTLFEAVFAEILDGMRGIFNKAGLQAIVETTDYVESFEEKWVERMIAWHPAGVILSGVFHSKTTEERLRNSGIPTLEIWDYTDTPIDMCIGVDHFSAGYEMGLHLVRLGYRRPAYVGVKLNKDPRAEDRVAGLSKAFSEVGSGIHANSRLADTASFEGGMKGTIEILNNTAPTPDVICFLNDHMAFGGTMECERRGFSVPDDIGIVGFNGLNINEVLSKRITTSVTPRTLMGATAARMLVARIYGAKTEEKILMPVEIFAGDTTKDTTKTGDTNT, translated from the coding sequence ATGCCCGCTGGAATACCATCAAATCGCCCTGCAAAAATTGAAGATGTTGCGCGTGCCGCCGGCGTCAGCATCATGTCGGTGTCCCGTGTCATGCGCGGCGTTGAAGGCGTGTCACCTGCCAAAAGAACCGAAATTCGCCGCATTGCGCGCAAATTGAGCTATTCACCCAGCAGTGTGGCCGGTTCTCTGGCCGCAGCAAACTCCACCCTGATCGGCATTTCCATGCCCACATTGTTTGAGGCTGTCTTTGCCGAGATTCTGGATGGCATGCGCGGCATCTTCAACAAGGCCGGGCTGCAGGCGATTGTCGAAACCACCGATTATGTGGAAAGCTTTGAGGAAAAATGGGTGGAACGCATGATCGCGTGGCATCCGGCAGGTGTGATCCTCAGCGGCGTGTTTCACAGCAAAACCACCGAGGAACGCTTGCGGAATTCAGGCATTCCGACCCTGGAAATATGGGATTATACCGACACGCCAATTGATATGTGCATTGGCGTTGATCATTTTTCGGCCGGTTATGAAATGGGGCTTCATCTGGTGCGTCTTGGTTACAGACGCCCGGCCTATGTGGGCGTGAAACTGAACAAGGATCCGCGCGCCGAAGATCGCGTTGCCGGATTGTCCAAAGCCTTTTCAGAAGTCGGATCAGGCATTCATGCAAACTCCAGACTGGCGGATACCGCATCCTTTGAAGGCGGGATGAAAGGCACCATTGAAATTCTCAACAATACGGCACCGACACCGGATGTGATCTGCTTCCTGAATGATCACATGGCCTTTGGCGGCACAATGGAGTGTGAACGGCGCGGCTTTTCGGTGCCTGACGACATTGGCATTGTCGGCTTTAACGGCCTGAACATAAATGAGGTTCTGTCAAAACGTATCACAACATCGGTCACGCCCCGCACCTTGATGGGGGCAACGGCCGCCCGCATGCTGGTGGCGCGCATCTACGG